In Betta splendens chromosome 22, fBetSpl5.4, whole genome shotgun sequence, the following proteins share a genomic window:
- the asxl2 gene encoding putative Polycomb group protein ASXL2 isoform X1 → MCGKLGRFELTAVYSKVTSPSGSRDPLQTSTMRERQKKKKGRTWAEAAKTVLEKYPNTPMSHKEILQVIQRERLKEISGTSPLACLNAMLHTNSRGEEGIFYKVPGRMGVYTLKKDISDVAKELSDEGSEESSDDLSDSRSTENSSSDIAQEGRRGRWMRRVSSKLQSQPSSPQHRCSSPSVPTSKLISPSQKHSKKALKQALKQQQQRNQRRQGGMPTSSSPRLLLKTIKDMTDNISTKTAELCRPVVPRKVSPRTSRLSAGQIKRTKCKIDVETPDSILVNTNLRAIINKHTFSVLPPDCQQRLLKLLPEVDRQTCMDGLLKVTGSALNNEFFTSAAQSWKERLAEGEFTPELQLRMRQEIEKEKKVEHWKEAFFENYYGENSGLSYEESKELTKPDQNQESARPKSLSHQTGLAAQARDETKGTKDGNRSESKDIRPAQTSSREPLKAQHAQKEPGPSTEPMKTRRSQYAEDCRLKTTAPSEATPPARTSEAERQTEEVCTDSLPEKDHKEDAKDKKSELTRSPARKNPPPKAGSELKEDQLISVVKPAEECEEVVSEPGGQTEPLKRKCLSETDSEMTPEKRPRVSSVSSESSVSSVSPPASSLSSPSTPTSQRVPPIKIRVSQILPASVASSPVSPRTSLPVPPSSTGRTGARTLADIKAKAQLARAQRVAAAAVSSISKGAVPGPGPGGGTGEQTQPSPSASPTSPQALTKLPTTSSQSSTPPSHTLTTFDHLNPSWSVVSSSRKSDEIQKGHPAVTVSVGNHNVTTHSSAQTPPLHVLKGQENASSSSRTSSCIPANNPLVTQLLQGKEVPLEQILPKPLSKVEVKMPNCPTSSKGKIVHTVEHRANQQISHQYPISTAGRTGALSDYARHHREPPDKETQEQILQALIQRRVQQIQPYGGFVPQHSQYKAHQLIQAEEHQDKPRMSVGFLCRKKMPRPAMTGHYLLNVSTYGRGAESKRLHQSVIPNTGLKRESLEGEEAAREDEPARKVSSPVSGVKMEQQGYSISKSEEAASFQVCSNVKTEPGLEDSAAAADYSSRATAKDTSSFSQSHRRHLELCNSNQGNSEPYFTPADPGHQRPSSFQIPRTPDNQEPAVAPRYGGTINVSVPHAVNHSTAGTGALASATEADASAVHGSVMSFSVTVTTIPAGHSLEHSSQGEPSPNKAFTEGSNMEEVQSKCYCRLKAMIMCKGCGAFCHDDCIGPSKLCVSCLVIDQHVTV, encoded by the exons ATGTGCGGAAAACTTGGGCGCTTTGAACTGACAGCTGTGTACAGTAAGGTGACGTCTCCTTCTGGGTCACGTGACCCTTTACA GACATCCACGATGAGGGAGcgacagaagaaaaagaaggggaGGACGTGGGCGGAAGCCGCAAAAACG GTTTTGGAGAAATACCCCAACACCCCGATGAGCCATAAAGAGATCTTGCAGGTGATACAAAGAGAAAGGCTTAAAGAAATCAG TGGAACTTCGCCGCTGGCTTGTCTGAATGCAATGCTGCACACAAATTCCCGCGGTGAGGAGGGGATCTTCTACAAAGTTCCAGGCAGAATGGGGGTCTACACATTGAAG AAGGACATTTCAGACGTGGCAAAGGAGCTGTCGGATGAGGGCTCCGAGGAGAGCAGCGACGACCTTTCTGACTCCCGaagcacagaaaacagcagcagtgacattGCTCAAGAGGGCAGGAGAGGACGTTGGATGCGGAGGG TTTCCTCCAAGCTACAGTCACAGCCGTCGTCTCCACAGCATCGGTGCTCATCGCCATCTGTCCCCACCAGCAAGCTCATCTCTCCCTCACAGAAGCACAGCAAGAAAGCCTTGAAACAG GccttgaagcagcagcagcagagaaaccaaCGCAGACAGGGGGGAATGCCAACCTCCTCCAGTCCCCgactgctgctgaaaacaatcAAAGACATGACTGACAATATTAGTACAAAGACTG CAGAGCTATGCCGCCCAGTCGTACCCAGGAAGGTCTCACCGAGGACAAGTCGTCTTAGTGCAG GGCAGATAAAACGTACCAAGTGTAAAATAGACGTGGAGACTCCTGACTCTATTTTGGTTAACACTAACCTGCGGGCGATCATCAACAAGCACACCTTTTCTGTCCTTCCCCCAGACTGTCAACAGAGGCTGCTCAAACTTCTCCCTGAAGTTGACCGGCAG ACATGCATGGACGGTCTTCTGAAGGTCACTGGTTCTGCCTTAAACAATGAGTtcttcacatcagcagcacagtcctGGAAGGAGAGACTAGCTGAGG GTGAATTTACTCCAGAGTTACAGCTGCGAATGCGTCAAGAAattgagaaggagaagaaagttGAGCACTGGAAGGAGGCCTTCTTTGAAAACTATTATGGAGAAAa TTCCGGGCTCAGCTATGAGGAATCCAAAGAGCTGACAAAGCCTGATCAGAATCAGGAGTCTGCCAGGCCCAAATCCCTCTCTCATCAGACAGGACTTGCTGCTCAAGCACGGGATGAAACCAAGGGCACGAAGGACGGCAATCGGTCTGAATCTAAAGACATAAGGCCAGCGCAGACATCATCACGAGAGCCTCTGAAAGCACAGCATGCTCAAAAAGAGCCGGGCCCTAGCACAGAGCCCATGAAGACGCGGCGCTCACAGTATGCTGAGGATTGTAGGTTGAAAACAACGGCACCGTCTGAGGCAACACCTCCAGCAAGAACATCAGAGGCTGAGCGACAGACTGAAGAAGTCTGTACGGATTCACTGCCTGAGAAAGATCATAAAGAGGATGCGAAGGACAAAAAAAGCGAGCTCACTCGGTCGCCTGCGAGGAAAAACCCTCCACCAAAGGCTGGTTCAGAGTTAAAAGAGGATCAGCTCATATCTGTGGTTAAGCCTGCTGAGGAGTGTGAAGAGGTTGTCTCTGAGCCTGGCGGACAGACTGAGCCTCTGAAAAGAAAATGTCTCAGTGAGACGGACAGTGAAATGACACCAGAGAAGAGACCCCGAGTGTCTTCAGTTTCCTCTGAGTCTTCAGTCTCCTCTGTATCTCCTCCAGCATCATCCTTATCTAGTCCCTCTACACCAACAAGCCAGAGGGTTCCTCCAATCAAG ATCCGGGTGTCACAGATTCTTCCGGCTTCTGTGGCGTCAAGCCCGGTCTCTCCCAGGACTTCCCTCCCCGTCCCGCCCAGCAGCACGGGTCGCACTGGTGCTCGCACTTTGGCTGACATCAAAGCCAAAGCTCAGCTCGCCCGAGCGCAGCGAGTAGCAGCTGCCGCTGTGTCATCCATATCTAAGGGAGCAGTGCCGGGGCCGGGGCCAGGGGGAGGTACCGGTGAGCAGACGCAGCCATCGCCCAGTGCAAGTCCAACATCCCCACAGGCACTAACCAAGCTCCCAACCACCAGCAGCCAGAGCAGTACACCCCcttctcacacactcacaaccTTTGATCACCTTAACCCAAGTTGGTCTGTAGTTTCTTCCTCGAGGAAATCAGATGAAATACAGAAAGGCCATCCTGCTGTTACGGTCAGCGTAGGAAACCATAACGTGACCACACACTCATCAGCACAAACGCCACCCTTGCATGTTCTGAAAGGACAGGAAAATGCATCTTCATCATCCAGGACCAGTTCCTGCATTCCTGCAAACAACCCCCTGGTCACTCAGCTGCTTCAGGGCAAAGAGGTCCCTCTGGAGCAGATCCTCCCCAAACCCCTGTCTAAGGTGGAGGTGAAAATGCCAAACTGCCCAACCAGTAGTAAGGGGAAGATAGTACACACTGTTGAGCACAGAGCTAATCAGCAGATTTCCCATCAGTATCCCATCAGTACAGCAGGACGAACAGGAGCCTTATCAGATTACGCAAGACATCACAGAGAACCTCCTGATAAGGAGACTCAGGAGCAGATCCTACAGGCTCTGATCCAGAGGAGAGTCCAGCAGATTCAGCCTTACGGAGGTTTTGTGCCTCAGCACTCTCAGTACAAAGCCCATCAGTTAATACAAGCAGAAGAACATCAGGATAAACCCAGAATGTCTGTGGGCTTTTTGTGTCGCAAGAAGATGCCTAGACCTGCCATGACAGGACATTACCTGCTCAACGTGTCCACCTACGGCCGAGGAGCAGAGAGTAAAAGGCTGCACCAGTCTGTCATCCCAAATACTGGCCTAAAAAGGGAAAGcctggaaggagaggaggcggctCGGGAGGATGAACCAGCCAGGAAGGTTTCGTCTCCTGTCTCTGGGGTTAAAATGGAGCAGCAGGGCTACTCCATAAGCAAGTCTGAAGAAGCAGCCAGCTTTCAGGTTTGCTCCAATGTAAAAACCGAGCCCGGCCTGGAggacagtgcagctgctgccgaTTACAGCTCCAGGGCCACGGCCAAAGACACCAGCTCTTTTTCTCAGTCACACCGAAGGCACCTCGAACTCTGCAATAGTAATCAAGGAAACTCTGAGCCATATTTTACCCCAGCGGACCCCGGGCACCAGCGGCCGTCTTCATTTCAGATTCCGAGAACGCCGGACAATCAGGAACCCGCGGTGGCGCCGCGCTACGGCGGGACTATCAACGTGTCTGTACCTCACGCTGTGAACCACAGCACCGCAGGGACCGGCGCCCTCGCGTCCGCAACGGAGGCCGACGCCAGCGCCGTTCACGGCAGCGTCATGTCCTTCTCGGTGACCGTCACCACGATCCCCGCCGGCCACTCTCTAGAGCACAGCAGCCAGGGCGAGCCTTCGCCAAACAAAGCCTTCACCGAGGGCTCCAACATGGAGGAGGTCCAGTCTAAATGCTACTGCCGACTGAAGGCCATGATCATGTGCAAAGGGTGCGGAGCCTTTTGCCACGACGACTGCATCGGTCCCTCAAAACTGTGCGTGTCATGTTTAGTG ATTGACCAGCATGTGACGGTTTGA
- the asxl2 gene encoding putative Polycomb group protein ASXL2 isoform X2: MCGKLGRFELTAVYSKVTSPSGSRDPLQTSTMRERQKKKKGRTWAEAAKTVLEKYPNTPMSHKEILQVIQRERLKEISGTSPLACLNAMLHTNSRGEEGIFYKVPGRMGVYTLKKDISDVAKELSDEGSEESSDDLSDSRSTENSSSDIAQEGRRGRWMRRVSSKLQSQPSSPQHRCSSPSVPTSKLISPSQKHSKKALKQALKQQQQRNQRRQGGMPTSSSPRLLLKTIKDMTDNISTKTELCRPVVPRKVSPRTSRLSAGQIKRTKCKIDVETPDSILVNTNLRAIINKHTFSVLPPDCQQRLLKLLPEVDRQTCMDGLLKVTGSALNNEFFTSAAQSWKERLAEGEFTPELQLRMRQEIEKEKKVEHWKEAFFENYYGENSGLSYEESKELTKPDQNQESARPKSLSHQTGLAAQARDETKGTKDGNRSESKDIRPAQTSSREPLKAQHAQKEPGPSTEPMKTRRSQYAEDCRLKTTAPSEATPPARTSEAERQTEEVCTDSLPEKDHKEDAKDKKSELTRSPARKNPPPKAGSELKEDQLISVVKPAEECEEVVSEPGGQTEPLKRKCLSETDSEMTPEKRPRVSSVSSESSVSSVSPPASSLSSPSTPTSQRVPPIKIRVSQILPASVASSPVSPRTSLPVPPSSTGRTGARTLADIKAKAQLARAQRVAAAAVSSISKGAVPGPGPGGGTGEQTQPSPSASPTSPQALTKLPTTSSQSSTPPSHTLTTFDHLNPSWSVVSSSRKSDEIQKGHPAVTVSVGNHNVTTHSSAQTPPLHVLKGQENASSSSRTSSCIPANNPLVTQLLQGKEVPLEQILPKPLSKVEVKMPNCPTSSKGKIVHTVEHRANQQISHQYPISTAGRTGALSDYARHHREPPDKETQEQILQALIQRRVQQIQPYGGFVPQHSQYKAHQLIQAEEHQDKPRMSVGFLCRKKMPRPAMTGHYLLNVSTYGRGAESKRLHQSVIPNTGLKRESLEGEEAAREDEPARKVSSPVSGVKMEQQGYSISKSEEAASFQVCSNVKTEPGLEDSAAAADYSSRATAKDTSSFSQSHRRHLELCNSNQGNSEPYFTPADPGHQRPSSFQIPRTPDNQEPAVAPRYGGTINVSVPHAVNHSTAGTGALASATEADASAVHGSVMSFSVTVTTIPAGHSLEHSSQGEPSPNKAFTEGSNMEEVQSKCYCRLKAMIMCKGCGAFCHDDCIGPSKLCVSCLVIDQHVTV; encoded by the exons ATGTGCGGAAAACTTGGGCGCTTTGAACTGACAGCTGTGTACAGTAAGGTGACGTCTCCTTCTGGGTCACGTGACCCTTTACA GACATCCACGATGAGGGAGcgacagaagaaaaagaaggggaGGACGTGGGCGGAAGCCGCAAAAACG GTTTTGGAGAAATACCCCAACACCCCGATGAGCCATAAAGAGATCTTGCAGGTGATACAAAGAGAAAGGCTTAAAGAAATCAG TGGAACTTCGCCGCTGGCTTGTCTGAATGCAATGCTGCACACAAATTCCCGCGGTGAGGAGGGGATCTTCTACAAAGTTCCAGGCAGAATGGGGGTCTACACATTGAAG AAGGACATTTCAGACGTGGCAAAGGAGCTGTCGGATGAGGGCTCCGAGGAGAGCAGCGACGACCTTTCTGACTCCCGaagcacagaaaacagcagcagtgacattGCTCAAGAGGGCAGGAGAGGACGTTGGATGCGGAGGG TTTCCTCCAAGCTACAGTCACAGCCGTCGTCTCCACAGCATCGGTGCTCATCGCCATCTGTCCCCACCAGCAAGCTCATCTCTCCCTCACAGAAGCACAGCAAGAAAGCCTTGAAACAG GccttgaagcagcagcagcagagaaaccaaCGCAGACAGGGGGGAATGCCAACCTCCTCCAGTCCCCgactgctgctgaaaacaatcAAAGACATGACTGACAATATTAGTACAAAGACTG AGCTATGCCGCCCAGTCGTACCCAGGAAGGTCTCACCGAGGACAAGTCGTCTTAGTGCAG GGCAGATAAAACGTACCAAGTGTAAAATAGACGTGGAGACTCCTGACTCTATTTTGGTTAACACTAACCTGCGGGCGATCATCAACAAGCACACCTTTTCTGTCCTTCCCCCAGACTGTCAACAGAGGCTGCTCAAACTTCTCCCTGAAGTTGACCGGCAG ACATGCATGGACGGTCTTCTGAAGGTCACTGGTTCTGCCTTAAACAATGAGTtcttcacatcagcagcacagtcctGGAAGGAGAGACTAGCTGAGG GTGAATTTACTCCAGAGTTACAGCTGCGAATGCGTCAAGAAattgagaaggagaagaaagttGAGCACTGGAAGGAGGCCTTCTTTGAAAACTATTATGGAGAAAa TTCCGGGCTCAGCTATGAGGAATCCAAAGAGCTGACAAAGCCTGATCAGAATCAGGAGTCTGCCAGGCCCAAATCCCTCTCTCATCAGACAGGACTTGCTGCTCAAGCACGGGATGAAACCAAGGGCACGAAGGACGGCAATCGGTCTGAATCTAAAGACATAAGGCCAGCGCAGACATCATCACGAGAGCCTCTGAAAGCACAGCATGCTCAAAAAGAGCCGGGCCCTAGCACAGAGCCCATGAAGACGCGGCGCTCACAGTATGCTGAGGATTGTAGGTTGAAAACAACGGCACCGTCTGAGGCAACACCTCCAGCAAGAACATCAGAGGCTGAGCGACAGACTGAAGAAGTCTGTACGGATTCACTGCCTGAGAAAGATCATAAAGAGGATGCGAAGGACAAAAAAAGCGAGCTCACTCGGTCGCCTGCGAGGAAAAACCCTCCACCAAAGGCTGGTTCAGAGTTAAAAGAGGATCAGCTCATATCTGTGGTTAAGCCTGCTGAGGAGTGTGAAGAGGTTGTCTCTGAGCCTGGCGGACAGACTGAGCCTCTGAAAAGAAAATGTCTCAGTGAGACGGACAGTGAAATGACACCAGAGAAGAGACCCCGAGTGTCTTCAGTTTCCTCTGAGTCTTCAGTCTCCTCTGTATCTCCTCCAGCATCATCCTTATCTAGTCCCTCTACACCAACAAGCCAGAGGGTTCCTCCAATCAAG ATCCGGGTGTCACAGATTCTTCCGGCTTCTGTGGCGTCAAGCCCGGTCTCTCCCAGGACTTCCCTCCCCGTCCCGCCCAGCAGCACGGGTCGCACTGGTGCTCGCACTTTGGCTGACATCAAAGCCAAAGCTCAGCTCGCCCGAGCGCAGCGAGTAGCAGCTGCCGCTGTGTCATCCATATCTAAGGGAGCAGTGCCGGGGCCGGGGCCAGGGGGAGGTACCGGTGAGCAGACGCAGCCATCGCCCAGTGCAAGTCCAACATCCCCACAGGCACTAACCAAGCTCCCAACCACCAGCAGCCAGAGCAGTACACCCCcttctcacacactcacaaccTTTGATCACCTTAACCCAAGTTGGTCTGTAGTTTCTTCCTCGAGGAAATCAGATGAAATACAGAAAGGCCATCCTGCTGTTACGGTCAGCGTAGGAAACCATAACGTGACCACACACTCATCAGCACAAACGCCACCCTTGCATGTTCTGAAAGGACAGGAAAATGCATCTTCATCATCCAGGACCAGTTCCTGCATTCCTGCAAACAACCCCCTGGTCACTCAGCTGCTTCAGGGCAAAGAGGTCCCTCTGGAGCAGATCCTCCCCAAACCCCTGTCTAAGGTGGAGGTGAAAATGCCAAACTGCCCAACCAGTAGTAAGGGGAAGATAGTACACACTGTTGAGCACAGAGCTAATCAGCAGATTTCCCATCAGTATCCCATCAGTACAGCAGGACGAACAGGAGCCTTATCAGATTACGCAAGACATCACAGAGAACCTCCTGATAAGGAGACTCAGGAGCAGATCCTACAGGCTCTGATCCAGAGGAGAGTCCAGCAGATTCAGCCTTACGGAGGTTTTGTGCCTCAGCACTCTCAGTACAAAGCCCATCAGTTAATACAAGCAGAAGAACATCAGGATAAACCCAGAATGTCTGTGGGCTTTTTGTGTCGCAAGAAGATGCCTAGACCTGCCATGACAGGACATTACCTGCTCAACGTGTCCACCTACGGCCGAGGAGCAGAGAGTAAAAGGCTGCACCAGTCTGTCATCCCAAATACTGGCCTAAAAAGGGAAAGcctggaaggagaggaggcggctCGGGAGGATGAACCAGCCAGGAAGGTTTCGTCTCCTGTCTCTGGGGTTAAAATGGAGCAGCAGGGCTACTCCATAAGCAAGTCTGAAGAAGCAGCCAGCTTTCAGGTTTGCTCCAATGTAAAAACCGAGCCCGGCCTGGAggacagtgcagctgctgccgaTTACAGCTCCAGGGCCACGGCCAAAGACACCAGCTCTTTTTCTCAGTCACACCGAAGGCACCTCGAACTCTGCAATAGTAATCAAGGAAACTCTGAGCCATATTTTACCCCAGCGGACCCCGGGCACCAGCGGCCGTCTTCATTTCAGATTCCGAGAACGCCGGACAATCAGGAACCCGCGGTGGCGCCGCGCTACGGCGGGACTATCAACGTGTCTGTACCTCACGCTGTGAACCACAGCACCGCAGGGACCGGCGCCCTCGCGTCCGCAACGGAGGCCGACGCCAGCGCCGTTCACGGCAGCGTCATGTCCTTCTCGGTGACCGTCACCACGATCCCCGCCGGCCACTCTCTAGAGCACAGCAGCCAGGGCGAGCCTTCGCCAAACAAAGCCTTCACCGAGGGCTCCAACATGGAGGAGGTCCAGTCTAAATGCTACTGCCGACTGAAGGCCATGATCATGTGCAAAGGGTGCGGAGCCTTTTGCCACGACGACTGCATCGGTCCCTCAAAACTGTGCGTGTCATGTTTAGTG ATTGACCAGCATGTGACGGTTTGA
- the asxl2 gene encoding putative Polycomb group protein ASXL2 isoform X3: MCGKLGRFELTAVYSKVTSPSGSRDPLQTSTMRERQKKKKGRTWAEAAKTVLEKYPNTPMSHKEILQVIQRERLKEISGTSPLACLNAMLHTNSRGEEGIFYKVPGRMGVYTLKKDISDVAKELSDEGSEESSDDLSDSRSTENSSSDIAQEGRRGRWMRRVSSKLQSQPSSPQHRCSSPSVPTSKLISPSQKHSKKALKQALKQQQQRNQRRQGGMPTSSSPRLLLKTIKDMTDNISTKTAELCRPVVPRKVSPRTSRLSAGQIKRTKCKIDVETPDSILVNTNLRAIINKHTFSVLPPDCQQRLLKLLPEVDRQTCMDGLLKVTGSALNNEFFTSAAQSWKERLAEGEFTPELQLRMRQEIEKEKKVEHWKEAFFENYYGENSGLSYEESKELTKPDQNQESARPKSLSHQTGLAAQARDETKGTKDGNRSESKDIRPAQTSSREPLKAQHAQKEPGPSTEPMKTRRSQYAEDCRLKTTAPSEATPPARTSEAERQTEEVCTDSLPEKDHKEDAKDKKSELTRSPARKNPPPKAGSELKEDQLISVVKPAEECEEVVSEPGGQTEPLKRKCLSETDSEMTPEKRPRVSSVSSESSVSSVSPPASSLSSPSTPTSQRVPPIKIRVSQILPASVASSPVSPRTSLPVPPSSTGRTGARTLADIKAKAQLARAQRVAAAAVSSISKGAVPGPGPGGGTGEQTQPSPSASPTSPQALTKLPTTSSQSSTPPSHTLTTFDHLNPSWSVVSSSRKSDEIQKGHPAVTVSVGNHNVTTHSSAQTPPLHVLKGQENASSSSRTSSCIPANNPLVTQLLQGKEVPLEQILPKPLSKVEVKMPNCPTSSKGKIVHTVEHRANQQISHQYPISTAGRTGALSDYARHHREPPDKETQEQILQALIQRRVQQIQPYGGFVPQHSQYKAHQLIQAEEHQDKPRMSVGFLCRKKMPRPAMTGHYLLNVSTYGRGAESKRLHQSVIPNTGLKRESLEGEEAAREDEPARKVSSPVSGVKMEQQGYSISKSEEAASFQVCSNVKTEPGLEDSAAAADYSSRATAKDTSSFSQSHRRHLELCNSNQGNSEPYFTPADPGHQRPSSFQIPRTPDNQEPAVAPRYGGTINVSVPHAVNHSTAGTGALASATEADASAVHGSVMSFSVTVTTIPAGHSLEHSSQGEPSPNKAFTEGSNMEEVQSKCYCRLKAMIMCKGCGAFCHDDCIGPSKLCVSCLVVR, translated from the exons ATGTGCGGAAAACTTGGGCGCTTTGAACTGACAGCTGTGTACAGTAAGGTGACGTCTCCTTCTGGGTCACGTGACCCTTTACA GACATCCACGATGAGGGAGcgacagaagaaaaagaaggggaGGACGTGGGCGGAAGCCGCAAAAACG GTTTTGGAGAAATACCCCAACACCCCGATGAGCCATAAAGAGATCTTGCAGGTGATACAAAGAGAAAGGCTTAAAGAAATCAG TGGAACTTCGCCGCTGGCTTGTCTGAATGCAATGCTGCACACAAATTCCCGCGGTGAGGAGGGGATCTTCTACAAAGTTCCAGGCAGAATGGGGGTCTACACATTGAAG AAGGACATTTCAGACGTGGCAAAGGAGCTGTCGGATGAGGGCTCCGAGGAGAGCAGCGACGACCTTTCTGACTCCCGaagcacagaaaacagcagcagtgacattGCTCAAGAGGGCAGGAGAGGACGTTGGATGCGGAGGG TTTCCTCCAAGCTACAGTCACAGCCGTCGTCTCCACAGCATCGGTGCTCATCGCCATCTGTCCCCACCAGCAAGCTCATCTCTCCCTCACAGAAGCACAGCAAGAAAGCCTTGAAACAG GccttgaagcagcagcagcagagaaaccaaCGCAGACAGGGGGGAATGCCAACCTCCTCCAGTCCCCgactgctgctgaaaacaatcAAAGACATGACTGACAATATTAGTACAAAGACTG CAGAGCTATGCCGCCCAGTCGTACCCAGGAAGGTCTCACCGAGGACAAGTCGTCTTAGTGCAG GGCAGATAAAACGTACCAAGTGTAAAATAGACGTGGAGACTCCTGACTCTATTTTGGTTAACACTAACCTGCGGGCGATCATCAACAAGCACACCTTTTCTGTCCTTCCCCCAGACTGTCAACAGAGGCTGCTCAAACTTCTCCCTGAAGTTGACCGGCAG ACATGCATGGACGGTCTTCTGAAGGTCACTGGTTCTGCCTTAAACAATGAGTtcttcacatcagcagcacagtcctGGAAGGAGAGACTAGCTGAGG GTGAATTTACTCCAGAGTTACAGCTGCGAATGCGTCAAGAAattgagaaggagaagaaagttGAGCACTGGAAGGAGGCCTTCTTTGAAAACTATTATGGAGAAAa TTCCGGGCTCAGCTATGAGGAATCCAAAGAGCTGACAAAGCCTGATCAGAATCAGGAGTCTGCCAGGCCCAAATCCCTCTCTCATCAGACAGGACTTGCTGCTCAAGCACGGGATGAAACCAAGGGCACGAAGGACGGCAATCGGTCTGAATCTAAAGACATAAGGCCAGCGCAGACATCATCACGAGAGCCTCTGAAAGCACAGCATGCTCAAAAAGAGCCGGGCCCTAGCACAGAGCCCATGAAGACGCGGCGCTCACAGTATGCTGAGGATTGTAGGTTGAAAACAACGGCACCGTCTGAGGCAACACCTCCAGCAAGAACATCAGAGGCTGAGCGACAGACTGAAGAAGTCTGTACGGATTCACTGCCTGAGAAAGATCATAAAGAGGATGCGAAGGACAAAAAAAGCGAGCTCACTCGGTCGCCTGCGAGGAAAAACCCTCCACCAAAGGCTGGTTCAGAGTTAAAAGAGGATCAGCTCATATCTGTGGTTAAGCCTGCTGAGGAGTGTGAAGAGGTTGTCTCTGAGCCTGGCGGACAGACTGAGCCTCTGAAAAGAAAATGTCTCAGTGAGACGGACAGTGAAATGACACCAGAGAAGAGACCCCGAGTGTCTTCAGTTTCCTCTGAGTCTTCAGTCTCCTCTGTATCTCCTCCAGCATCATCCTTATCTAGTCCCTCTACACCAACAAGCCAGAGGGTTCCTCCAATCAAG ATCCGGGTGTCACAGATTCTTCCGGCTTCTGTGGCGTCAAGCCCGGTCTCTCCCAGGACTTCCCTCCCCGTCCCGCCCAGCAGCACGGGTCGCACTGGTGCTCGCACTTTGGCTGACATCAAAGCCAAAGCTCAGCTCGCCCGAGCGCAGCGAGTAGCAGCTGCCGCTGTGTCATCCATATCTAAGGGAGCAGTGCCGGGGCCGGGGCCAGGGGGAGGTACCGGTGAGCAGACGCAGCCATCGCCCAGTGCAAGTCCAACATCCCCACAGGCACTAACCAAGCTCCCAACCACCAGCAGCCAGAGCAGTACACCCCcttctcacacactcacaaccTTTGATCACCTTAACCCAAGTTGGTCTGTAGTTTCTTCCTCGAGGAAATCAGATGAAATACAGAAAGGCCATCCTGCTGTTACGGTCAGCGTAGGAAACCATAACGTGACCACACACTCATCAGCACAAACGCCACCCTTGCATGTTCTGAAAGGACAGGAAAATGCATCTTCATCATCCAGGACCAGTTCCTGCATTCCTGCAAACAACCCCCTGGTCACTCAGCTGCTTCAGGGCAAAGAGGTCCCTCTGGAGCAGATCCTCCCCAAACCCCTGTCTAAGGTGGAGGTGAAAATGCCAAACTGCCCAACCAGTAGTAAGGGGAAGATAGTACACACTGTTGAGCACAGAGCTAATCAGCAGATTTCCCATCAGTATCCCATCAGTACAGCAGGACGAACAGGAGCCTTATCAGATTACGCAAGACATCACAGAGAACCTCCTGATAAGGAGACTCAGGAGCAGATCCTACAGGCTCTGATCCAGAGGAGAGTCCAGCAGATTCAGCCTTACGGAGGTTTTGTGCCTCAGCACTCTCAGTACAAAGCCCATCAGTTAATACAAGCAGAAGAACATCAGGATAAACCCAGAATGTCTGTGGGCTTTTTGTGTCGCAAGAAGATGCCTAGACCTGCCATGACAGGACATTACCTGCTCAACGTGTCCACCTACGGCCGAGGAGCAGAGAGTAAAAGGCTGCACCAGTCTGTCATCCCAAATACTGGCCTAAAAAGGGAAAGcctggaaggagaggaggcggctCGGGAGGATGAACCAGCCAGGAAGGTTTCGTCTCCTGTCTCTGGGGTTAAAATGGAGCAGCAGGGCTACTCCATAAGCAAGTCTGAAGAAGCAGCCAGCTTTCAGGTTTGCTCCAATGTAAAAACCGAGCCCGGCCTGGAggacagtgcagctgctgccgaTTACAGCTCCAGGGCCACGGCCAAAGACACCAGCTCTTTTTCTCAGTCACACCGAAGGCACCTCGAACTCTGCAATAGTAATCAAGGAAACTCTGAGCCATATTTTACCCCAGCGGACCCCGGGCACCAGCGGCCGTCTTCATTTCAGATTCCGAGAACGCCGGACAATCAGGAACCCGCGGTGGCGCCGCGCTACGGCGGGACTATCAACGTGTCTGTACCTCACGCTGTGAACCACAGCACCGCAGGGACCGGCGCCCTCGCGTCCGCAACGGAGGCCGACGCCAGCGCCGTTCACGGCAGCGTCATGTCCTTCTCGGTGACCGTCACCACGATCCCCGCCGGCCACTCTCTAGAGCACAGCAGCCAGGGCGAGCCTTCGCCAAACAAAGCCTTCACCGAGGGCTCCAACATGGAGGAGGTCCAGTCTAAATGCTACTGCCGACTGAAGGCCATGATCATGTGCAAAGGGTGCGGAGCCTTTTGCCACGACGACTGCATCGGTCCCTCAAAACTGTGCGTGTCATGTTTAGTGGTACGATGA